One window of Tenacibaculum maritimum NCIMB 2154 genomic DNA carries:
- a CDS encoding response regulator transcription factor gives MNTSDIKILLVDDEPDILEIVGYNLKSEGYQIFTASNGVEAVKAAKKIFPHLILLDIMMPEMDGIEACEKIRKIKSFENVIISFLTARGEDYSQVAGFDAGADDYITKPIKPKVLISKVKSLLRRLKTEAQMDTTVKIGDIVINRDEYVVLKGTQKITLPRKEFELLSLLTSKPGKVFKREIILDTVWGNEVVVGGRTIDVHIRKLREKIGDGYFKTVKGVGYKFVLEEQD, from the coding sequence ATGAATACTAGTGATATTAAAATTTTATTGGTTGATGACGAACCAGATATTTTAGAAATTGTAGGATATAATTTAAAATCAGAAGGTTACCAAATATTTACAGCAAGCAATGGTGTAGAAGCAGTAAAGGCAGCGAAAAAGATTTTTCCTCATTTGATATTATTAGATATTATGATGCCAGAAATGGATGGTATTGAAGCTTGTGAAAAAATTAGAAAAATAAAGTCATTTGAAAATGTAATTATTTCATTTTTAACCGCTAGAGGTGAAGATTACTCACAAGTAGCTGGTTTTGATGCGGGTGCAGATGATTACATAACCAAGCCTATTAAGCCAAAAGTATTAATTAGCAAGGTGAAATCATTGCTTCGACGTTTAAAAACAGAAGCGCAAATGGATACTACTGTTAAAATAGGAGATATTGTTATCAATCGTGATGAATATGTTGTGCTTAAAGGAACGCAAAAAATTACATTGCCACGTAAAGAGTTTGAGCTTTTATCACTATTAACATCAAAACCAGGAAAAGTTTTTAAAAGAGAAATTATTTTAGATACTGTTTGGGGAAATGAAGTAGTTGTTGGAGGAAGAACCATTGATGTACACATTCGAAAACTGAGAGAAAAAATAGGAGATGGTTATTTTAAAACTGTAAAAGGAGTGGGGTATAAATTTGTTTTGGAAGAACAAGATTAA
- a CDS encoding DUF4153 domain-containing protein, with product MKLFFSFGKIKDTFKRFPLALTWCIISSLFIVYIIEVDVIHHHLLYYKLLLTFVLGVSWLIATHFFQEQFHYSKKWLFIFPIGFLCLFYYHLSGDKKIDLISWYRFILYFIAGHLLVLAAPFLLKWKQLAFFNYLKNITKCICKSLLFTGIIFSGIIIALLATKHLFNIHWNDRLYLQIFVLCIGIINTWIFLFDIPKKIASEKTMRYSKASKVLVQYILIPLAILYLTILYAYSLKIIIHWNLPKGWISYLVIGVSLLGFLIQILINPIQKITSSKIIKQFHPWFYISLLPLLILLFTAIFKRINAYGVTEKRYFVLLLSVWILGVVLYLLFSKQQKTTWLLFSLTTIIVLSSFGVWGAFSFSTKSQVSEFKRIYAVIKEKNNSISYKENHQFQSIIKYLTNKHELSQITPILGYDPVKAFNTTNYWTLQDKITDSLGIKTEQTPEKNKHLFFHLESHNHVFHSKGYDYFKEFIFTPYKKEEKLQGVTFTLDSEKNAIVISLVKQHTIKYISLKDMTRILLEKPTNVTLKNVADLTIEKSFDELDLKIIFTNVTFDKNNIGFTISDANGYLLLKEKNAE from the coding sequence ATGAAATTATTTTTTTCTTTTGGAAAAATAAAAGACACGTTTAAACGGTTTCCTCTTGCGTTAACTTGGTGTATTATTAGTTCACTTTTTATTGTATATATCATTGAAGTTGATGTGATACACCATCATTTATTGTACTATAAACTACTGTTAACATTTGTTTTAGGCGTTAGTTGGTTAATAGCTACTCATTTTTTCCAAGAGCAGTTTCATTATAGTAAAAAGTGGCTCTTTATATTCCCTATCGGGTTTCTTTGCTTATTTTATTATCATTTATCTGGAGATAAAAAAATTGATCTTATTTCTTGGTATCGGTTTATACTATATTTTATTGCGGGGCATTTGCTTGTTTTAGCAGCTCCCTTTTTACTAAAATGGAAGCAACTTGCTTTTTTTAATTATTTAAAAAACATTACTAAATGTATCTGCAAAAGTTTGCTTTTTACAGGCATTATATTTTCAGGAATTATCATTGCCTTACTTGCTACAAAACATTTATTTAATATTCATTGGAATGATCGGCTTTATCTACAAATTTTTGTTCTTTGTATAGGCATTATCAATACTTGGATTTTTTTATTTGATATTCCTAAAAAAATAGCTTCAGAAAAAACAATGCGCTATTCCAAAGCTTCAAAAGTATTGGTACAATATATTCTAATTCCATTGGCTATTTTATATCTTACTATATTATACGCTTATAGTTTAAAAATTATCATTCATTGGAACTTGCCTAAAGGGTGGATTTCTTACCTCGTTATTGGGGTATCTTTATTAGGTTTTCTTATACAAATCTTAATTAACCCTATTCAAAAAATTACCTCATCAAAAATTATAAAGCAATTCCATCCTTGGTTTTATATATCATTACTACCATTACTTATTTTGCTATTTACGGCTATATTTAAGCGAATTAATGCCTATGGAGTTACTGAAAAACGCTATTTTGTACTCCTACTTTCTGTATGGATTTTAGGAGTGGTATTGTACCTGTTGTTTAGCAAACAGCAAAAAACTACTTGGCTTCTTTTTTCCTTGACTACTATTATTGTACTCAGCTCTTTTGGAGTTTGGGGAGCTTTTTCTTTTTCAACTAAAAGTCAAGTCAGTGAGTTTAAAAGAATATATGCTGTCATAAAAGAAAAAAATAATAGCATTAGTTATAAAGAAAACCATCAGTTTCAATCCATTATTAAATACCTAACTAATAAGCACGAATTATCACAAATTACTCCTATTTTAGGCTATGACCCCGTTAAAGCATTTAACACTACAAATTACTGGACTTTACAAGATAAAATTACGGATTCTTTAGGCATTAAAACGGAACAAACACCAGAAAAAAATAAACACCTATTTTTCCATTTAGAATCCCATAATCATGTATTTCATAGCAAAGGGTATGACTACTTTAAAGAGTTTATATTTACTCCCTATAAAAAAGAAGAAAAACTACAAGGGGTTACTTTTACATTGGATAGCGAAAAAAATGCCATCGTTATTTCTCTTGTAAAACAGCATACGATAAAATATATTTCTTTAAAAGATATGACTCGTATTTTACTTGAAAAACCTACCAATGTAACTCTTAAAAATGTGGCTGATTTAACTATTGAAAAGTCATTTGATGAATTGGACCTTAAAATTATTTTTACGAATGTTACCTTTGATAAAAATAATATTGGCTTTACTATTAGTGATGCGAATGGTTACTTACTTTTAAAAGAAAAAAATGCTGAATAA
- a CDS encoding 3'-5' exonuclease, with translation MLNKIDLENILFLDIETVPEVEFFAHLSKEKQELFALKTAYQRKDEVTAEAFYHKAGIWAEFGKIICISVGYFITKNGIQQLRVTSFSHKNEVELLQNFKKLLETHFNKQKHLLCAHNGKEFDFPYIARRMVIHQIKLPEKLNLFGKKPWEVPHLDTLELWKFGDYKHYTSLKLLTSILKIPSPKQDIDGSEVADVYYKEKNIARIVSYCERDTVAIAQLLLRFYNKPLIHETDIVRV, from the coding sequence ATGCTGAATAAAATTGATTTAGAAAACATCTTGTTTCTTGATATAGAAACCGTACCTGAAGTAGAATTTTTTGCTCATTTATCAAAAGAAAAACAAGAGCTTTTTGCTTTAAAAACAGCATACCAACGTAAAGATGAAGTTACAGCTGAGGCTTTTTACCATAAAGCGGGCATATGGGCTGAATTCGGAAAGATTATTTGTATTTCTGTGGGCTATTTTATCACAAAAAATGGCATCCAGCAACTCCGAGTTACTTCTTTTAGCCATAAAAATGAGGTTGAATTATTGCAAAATTTCAAAAAATTATTAGAAACTCACTTTAATAAACAAAAACACTTATTATGCGCTCATAATGGTAAAGAATTCGATTTTCCATATATTGCTCGTAGAATGGTAATTCATCAAATTAAATTGCCTGAAAAACTAAATTTATTTGGGAAAAAACCTTGGGAAGTGCCTCATTTAGATACTTTAGAATTATGGAAGTTTGGAGATTATAAACATTATACTTCTTTAAAACTACTAACCTCTATATTAAAGATTCCTTCTCCAAAACAAGATATTGATGGTAGTGAGGTAGCTGATGTATATTATAAGGAGAAAAATATAGCGCGTATTGTTAGTTATTGCGAACGAGATACAGTAGCTATTGCTCAGTTACTACTGCGTTTTTATAATAAACCTCTTATTCATGAAACGGATATTGTAAGAGTATAA
- a CDS encoding ATP-binding cassette domain-containing protein — MVVSHDRYFMDKIVDSLFVFRGNGVVENFPGNYSDFRTYEDSKPKESSIEKKSTDTRIKESKKGKLSFQENREFGKLEKDIEKLQKKKEAIENQFANGEIEADKINEKSIELQEIISNLEEKEERWFELSMKLEGA; from the coding sequence ATGGTGGTATCTCATGATCGTTATTTTATGGATAAAATTGTCGATTCTTTATTCGTATTCAGAGGGAATGGCGTTGTTGAAAACTTTCCTGGTAATTATTCTGATTTTAGAACTTATGAAGATTCTAAGCCTAAAGAATCAAGTATAGAAAAAAAATCAACGGATACTCGTATTAAAGAGTCTAAAAAAGGAAAGCTAAGCTTTCAGGAAAATCGTGAATTTGGAAAGTTAGAAAAAGACATAGAAAAACTACAAAAAAAGAAAGAAGCTATAGAAAACCAGTTTGCAAATGGAGAGATTGAGGCTGATAAAATTAACGAGAAGTCTATTGAGTTGCAAGAAATAATAAGCAACTTAGAAGAAAAAGAAGAACGTTGGTTTGAGCTTTCTATGAAGCTAGAAGGAGCCTAA
- a CDS encoding YHS domain-containing (seleno)protein codes for MRNFITFIFFSISTTFFAQQYDYYTKNGFAADGFDVVSYFVSKKPSEGKNEYQTVHNGTKFKFSSAKNLALFIKDPEAYIPQYGGYCAYAVAEKKIKMYVDPEAYEIRDGKLYLFYSSWLSDKLKTWQEEDTKKLQQKGDKNWADIKYKSE; via the coding sequence ATGAGAAATTTTATTACCTTCATTTTTTTTAGCATTTCTACTACATTTTTTGCACAACAATATGATTATTATACTAAAAATGGATTTGCTGCTGATGGCTTTGATGTTGTTTCTTATTTCGTTAGTAAAAAGCCTAGTGAAGGAAAAAATGAGTATCAAACAGTGCATAACGGTACTAAGTTTAAATTTTCATCTGCTAAAAACTTAGCATTATTTATAAAAGATCCTGAAGCTTATATACCTCAATATGGAGGGTATTGCGCTTATGCTGTTGCTGAAAAAAAAATTAAAATGTATGTTGATCCTGAAGCTTATGAAATAAGAGATGGTAAACTTTATTTATTTTACAGCTCTTGGTTGTCTGATAAATTAAAAACTTGGCAAGAAGAAGATACAAAAAAACTACAACAAAAAGGAGACAAAAATTGGGCAGATATAAAATATAAAAGCGAATAA
- a CDS encoding glycerol-3-phosphate dehydrogenase/oxidase, with protein MPFSFFNRTNISKDLQSTEFDVLIIGGGITGAGIALDAASRGMKVALIEKNDFASGTSSKSTKLIHGGLRYLKQFDFWLVKEVGTERAIVHKLAPHLVIPEKMILPLIEGGTYGSWLTSIGLKVYDVLASVEGDDKRKMLTKKESLEKEPLLPKNILNGAGYYAEYRTDDARLTIEVLKTALNYEAKALNYVEATEFLYKENRVIGAKALDTITNESFDIKAKYVVNAAGPWVDELRQLNNSKIGKRLHLTKGVHLVVAHKKLPVKQSVYFDIPDGRMMFAIPRGKVTYFGTTDTNYQLDKNNVVTDLVDATYLISAVNNMFPDVQLSLEDIESSWAGLRPLIHEEGKSASELSRKDELFVSDTELISIAGGKLTGYRKMAERIIDVITKKYKRRFNKEFDPIQTEDIILSGGPFQNYKAVKIYIDLIYKNIKHHGFTKKDAEYLVYNYGKQTDVILDKFLEIPGDNQEEKLLKAELNFTINHEMVCTPVDFFMRRTGRLFFDKPSVDIYKIMILKEFKKSFNWSDEVTLKHQKELDEKLNSAISFTEFA; from the coding sequence ATGCCTTTTTCTTTTTTTAACAGAACTAATATTTCTAAAGATTTACAATCTACAGAATTTGATGTATTAATTATTGGTGGTGGAATTACTGGTGCAGGAATTGCTTTGGATGCTGCTTCCCGCGGAATGAAAGTCGCTTTAATTGAAAAAAATGATTTTGCTTCTGGTACTAGTAGTAAATCTACTAAGTTAATTCATGGAGGTTTACGTTATTTAAAACAATTTGATTTTTGGCTGGTTAAAGAAGTAGGAACAGAACGTGCTATTGTGCATAAGCTAGCTCCACATTTGGTTATTCCTGAAAAGATGATTTTACCTTTAATTGAAGGAGGAACCTATGGTTCTTGGCTAACTTCTATTGGTTTAAAAGTATATGATGTACTAGCTTCTGTAGAAGGCGATGACAAACGCAAAATGCTTACTAAAAAAGAGAGTTTAGAAAAAGAGCCCTTGCTTCCAAAAAATATTTTAAATGGAGCTGGGTATTATGCTGAATACAGAACAGATGATGCTCGCTTAACCATTGAAGTGTTAAAAACAGCATTAAACTATGAAGCAAAAGCATTGAACTATGTAGAAGCTACAGAATTTCTTTATAAAGAGAATAGAGTAATTGGAGCAAAAGCTTTAGATACAATTACCAATGAATCTTTTGATATAAAAGCGAAGTATGTAGTAAATGCTGCTGGCCCTTGGGTAGATGAATTACGACAGCTAAATAATTCTAAAATAGGAAAGCGTTTGCACTTAACAAAAGGAGTTCATTTAGTAGTTGCTCATAAAAAATTACCTGTAAAACAATCCGTATATTTTGACATTCCTGATGGAAGAATGATGTTTGCTATTCCTCGTGGAAAAGTAACTTATTTTGGAACTACTGATACGAATTATCAACTCGATAAAAATAATGTAGTAACAGACTTAGTAGATGCTACTTATTTAATTTCTGCCGTAAACAATATGTTTCCAGATGTTCAATTATCTTTAGAGGATATTGAGTCTTCGTGGGCTGGTTTACGTCCTTTAATTCACGAAGAAGGAAAATCTGCTTCTGAACTATCTCGTAAAGATGAACTATTTGTATCAGACACTGAATTAATTTCTATCGCTGGAGGTAAATTAACAGGGTATCGTAAAATGGCAGAGCGTATTATTGACGTAATTACTAAAAAATACAAACGCCGTTTTAACAAAGAATTTGATCCAATACAAACAGAGGATATCATTCTATCAGGGGGACCTTTTCAAAATTATAAAGCTGTAAAAATTTATATTGATTTAATTTATAAAAATATAAAACACCACGGATTTACTAAAAAGGATGCCGAATATTTGGTATATAATTACGGAAAACAAACAGATGTTATTTTAGATAAGTTTTTAGAAATACCTGGAGATAACCAAGAAGAAAAATTACTAAAAGCAGAGTTAAACTTTACTATAAACCATGAAATGGTATGTACTCCTGTTGACTTTTTTATGCGTCGTACAGGACGTTTATTTTTTGACAAGCCAAGTGTAGATATATATAAAATCATGATTTTAAAAGAGTTTAAAAAGAGTTTTAACTGGTCTGATGAAGTTACTTTAAAACATCAAAAAGAATTAGATGAAAAATTAAATTCAGCTATTTCATTTACTGAATTTGCATAA